In Paramormyrops kingsleyae isolate MSU_618 chromosome 5, PKINGS_0.4, whole genome shotgun sequence, one DNA window encodes the following:
- the palb2 gene encoding uncharacterized protein palb2 isoform X4 has translation MAVRFSLPPETYSLCTRPGDLPGSAPLSDNHAVDQAGSPTSGRGHRRHSAHRLRSRRSWLRWEQKERSDSQRSESGESSTGQGDGEKMDSLLVPVLAEDCQPEVLSCSKEAGFQGPSAREKCRGREEGLDKPFDRSVSTQGSLKDNNSVEKCESLADSLLGETMLSETPEIDFSTTKPLSVPSPSRPSDGNPTSDEAGEQRGSSPPPPASDSGEVGCLDSCTMIEGLLFPVEYYVRTTRRMASAQSHVDLGAVIQSQLSHGRKGRGRRRRPAGGVTRDSQTSEVTLQPQALGAEGEDESQVPPEPKSCQNHDTDCAVSRRYAGRRQKGGGAGRGRGRTARKHFSPPTKVGTTGPDIAADLISHTGNDVQTAEKELYAIFRTNGRAKMSGFNIGEDSLQRGQTGTDLCDSLLLQPPGPVQQPLRPTVPPSGGGNFNLRALLSRFDVKDFHLPDDEFGRLKLDKLRSSATASLDASLPRQSPYNTRRGASRTPLGADRHKSAGSSGGPVGSLAGTNCQQHIQVLPNDAPPQLPKELRSRNSTAQQTATATMRSFRVRLPGGKQGRNNFSEDGEDGRVPSPESRSSQLNPVVRNSPGSSPGVGMGEGDRGGVANCMEVEGGVEASPAGMALSPCVLNFSSSTPAHNEKSERPVLPLLGSPTFPSLGVTPAFSAHSSLPSQNCSASTPLKVQSPVARQVTPSMSRDSQRHRAASSGGTPPSLLCQSPEELIQSRNPLPAEVVQQKVHAIEVSANQSYSPKTLLPCFSDSLSSSILASITSQCRQSAPSPSLDRSDIDSSPPFGAGEDPYTPTPQTTLKDGSAPMKGHVGKSPLAETPSGVDLAPSLSPGSSQKGDNVESLNPSGAVLLSPSQDCPEAGEGEAPCLVNADGSMGGASRDSHSDVEPLLQAASVDKCSLGEQSLSPGTEAADQDLDSYFTDSVWPPWGQASSSQGPLGRQAETQGMAPPTERRSPAADILQLMHTLKAPAGRCLVDVWGVRMEMGWSVVTAEEWAVSLWQQTSPEQWCLLHTWPFTEHPVIALLPVPDAPGLVCAALGQLEIREARILSFVNAGGPFSQSVLCTGEIQAVLGVSEGRLVCCASSGSTQTVTVAQLTKDGRPQKSLSLVSPGQGVHALAPVEGEPDALIGSTDAGHLLLWNMRTGNLLQSFALGECLLGATCLRGYSEGGVLFMLLQHKFLSQEDGVLFSLIATNPITARYVLAHSLIQPALCLGRFTDVDVCGSSLAVAFQCGTLATWDLHQWDLLARLARAPEEGCNVVRWAGPSSLLIGNLSGDVSLYQYTGGHCAAKPE, from the exons TGAAACCTACAGCCTGTGCACCCGCCCTGGGGACCTTCCTGgttctgctcccctctctgacAACCACGCGGTCGACCAGGCAGGAAGCCCAACATCTGGCCGCGGCCACCGCCGCCATTCGGCCCACCGGCTGCGGTCACGGCGGAGCTGGCTGCGCTGGGAGCAGAAGGAGCGCTCAGACTCTCAGAGGAGTGAGAGTGGGGAGAGTTCCACCGGCCAGGGGGATGGTGAGAAGATGGATTCTCTCTTGGTCCCTGTCCTTGCTGAGGACTGTCAGCCTGAGGTTCTGTCCTGCAGCAAGGAGGCAGGCTTTCAGGGTCCTAGTGCCCGGGAGAAATGCAGAGGAAGGGAAGAAGGACTCGATAAACCATTCGATAGGTCTGTCTCCACCCAGGGGAGTCTGAAAGACAACAACAGTGTGGAGAAGTGTGAGTCCTTAGCAGACTCCCTGCTGGGGGAAACCATGCTTTCTGAAACACCAGAGATTGATTTTAGCACCACTAAACCCCTGTCCGTGCCATCCCCCTCGAGGCCATCAGATGGCAATCCAACGTCGGACGAGGCCGGTGAGCAGCGAGGCtcaagccccccacccccggcatCCGATTCTGGGGAAGTGGGTTGCCTGGACTCCTGCACCATGATCGAAGGGCTGCTTTTCCCGGTGGAGTACTACGTGAGGACCACGCGGAGGATGGCGTCTGCCCAGAGCCACGTAGACCTGGGCGCCGTGATTCAGAGCCAGCTGAGCCACGGCAGGAAGGGCAGAGGACGCCGACGCCGGCCGGCCGGGGGTGTGACCCGTGACAGCCAAACATCTGAGGTCACTTTGCAGCCCCAAGCACTGGGTGCTGAAGGCGAGGACGAGAGCCAGGTTCCTCCGGAACCAAAGAGCTGCCAGAACCATGATACTGACTGTGCCGTCTCCAGACGGTATGCAGGTCGGCGCCagaaagggggcggggcagggagGGGCCGGGGCAGGACCGCCAGAAAGCACTTTAGCCCGCCGACTAAAGTGGGAACAACAGGGCCTGACATAGCAGCAGATTTAATATCTCACACAGGAAACGATGTTCAGACCGCTGAGAAGGAGCTGTACGCTATCTTTCGGACAAATGGCAGAGCAAAAATGTCAGGGTTTAATATTGGTGAGGACAGTTTGCAGAGGGGACAGACag GTACAGATCTATGCGACTCGCTGCTGCTCCAGCCTCCTGGTCCTGTGCAGCAACCCCTGCGTCCCACAGTGCCCCCGTCTGGTGGAGGTAACTTCAACCTGCGTGCCCTCCTCTCCCGCTTCGACGTCAAAGACTTTCACCTTCCCGATGATGAGTTTGGGAGGCTCAAGCTGGACAAGCTTCGATCGTCAGCCACAGCGAGCTTAGACGCCAGCCTGCCTCGTCAGTCCCCCTATAACACTCGTCGAGGGGCATCCCGGACCCCTTTGGGGGCTGACCGTCACAAGTCAGCTGGAAGCTCTGGAGGGCCGGTTGGCAGCCTTGCTGGGACGAATTGCCAGCAGCACATTCAGGTCCTGCCcaatgatgcccccccccagctccctaaGGAACTGAGGTCAAGGAATAGTACAGCCCAACAGACTGCGACTGCAACCATGAGGAGCTTCAGGGTCAGGCTTCCAGGTGGAAAACAGGGCAGGAACAACTTCTCTGAAGACGGAGAAGATGGCAGAGTACCTTCACCGGAGTCTAGGTCAAGTCAGCTTAATCCCGTGGTTAGGAACAGCCCAGGTTCCTCCCCGGGTGTCGGGATGGGGGAGGGAGACAGAGGGGGTGTCGCAAATTGCATGGAAGTGGAAGGGGGTGTGGAAGCGAGTCCTGCTGGGATGGCTCTGTCTCCCTGTGTGCTAAACTTCAGCTCTTCTACTCCTGCACACAATGAGAAAAGTGAGAGGCCCGTTCTGCCCTTGTTGGGAAGCCCTACATTCCCCTCCCTGGGGGTCACGCCCGCCTTCTCCGCACACTCCAGCCTGCCTTCACAGAACTGCTCGGCCTCGACTCCCCTGAAAGTGCAGAGTCCCGTCGCCCGGCAGGTCACACCCTCCATGTCACGTGACTCGCAGAGGCACAGGGCAGCTTCTAGTGGAGGCACACCGCCGTCTCTGCTTTGCCAATCCCCAGAGGAGCTAATCCAGTCCCGGAACCCCCTTCCTGCTGAGGTGGTACAGCAGAAGGTTCATGCGATTGAGGTGTCGGCGAATCAGAGTTATTCACCCAAAACACTTCTGCCTTGCTTCTCTGACTCTCTTTCCTCCTCCATCCTTGCCAGTATTACTTCTCAGTGCCGCCAGTCTGCTCCCAGTCCCTCCTTGGACCGCAGTGACATAGATTCCTCACCCCCCTTCGGCGCCGGAGAGGACCCATATACCCCCACACCCCAAACCACCCTCAAAGATGGATCTGCCCCCATGAAAGGGCATGTGGGCAAAAGTCCTCTAGCTGAGACACCTTCAGGGGTGGATCTGGCACCTTCTCTGTCTCCAGGTTCCTCCCAGAAGGGGGACAACGTCGAATCTTTAAATCCCAGTGGGGCGGTCCTGCTGTCTCCATCCCAGGACTGTCCGGAGGCTGGAGAGGGCGAGGCTCCCTGCCTTGTGAATGCGGATGGCAGTATGGGCGGAGCAAGCAGGGATTCACACAGCGATGTGGAGCCTCTGCTTCAGGCTGCCAGCGTGGATAAATGCTCACTGGGAGAGCAGTCGCTGTCTCCAGGAACGGAAGCTGCAGACCAAGACCTGGACAGCTACTTCACCGACTCTGTCTGGCCGCCCTGGGGGCAGGCGTCTTCGTCCCAGGGGCCTTTGGGAAGGCAGGCCGAGACACAAGGcatggcgccccctacagaGCGGAGGTCACCTGCTGCTGATATCCTGCAACTTATGCACACTCTGAAG GCTCCGGCAGGCCGCTGCCTGGTGGACGTATGGGGTGTCCGCATGGAGATGGGCTGGAGTGTGGTGACAGCAGAGGAGTGGGCCGTGTCCTTGTGGCAGCAAACCTCTCCTGAACAGTGGTGTCTGCTCCACACCTGGCCTTTCACTGAG CACCCAGTCATTGCCCTGCTTCCTGTGCCAGATGCCCCGGGCCTTGTTTGTGCTGCTCTCGGTCAACTGGAGATCAGAGAGGCCAG GATCCTTTCCTTCGTCAATGCTGGAGGCCCGTTCTCCCAGTCGGTGCTGTGCACTGGGGAGATCCAGGCAGTGCTGGGGGTGTCTGAGGGCAGACTGGTCTGCTGCGCCTCCTCTGGGTCGACTCAGACGGTGACTGTGGCCCAGCTGACGAAGGACGGCAG GCCGCAGAAGTCGCTCTCACTGGTGTCTCCTGGGCAGGGTGTCCACGCTCTGGCCCCTGTGGAAGGAGAGCCGGACGCTCTAATTGGCTCCACAGACGCCGGCCATCTGCTCCTCTG GAATATGAGGACTGGTAACCTGCTGCAGAGTTTTGCCCTGGGGGAGTGTCTTCTAGGAGCCACGTGTCTAAGAGGATACTCAGAGGGT GGTGTCCTGTTCATGTTGCTCCAGCATAAGTTTCTCAGTCAGGAAGATGGCGTGCTCTTCTCTCTGATCGCCACAAACCCCATCACGGCTCGATACGTCTTGGCCCACAGCCTGATCCAGCCTGCGCTGTGCTTAGGGAG GTTCACGGATGTGGACGTGTGTGGATCGTCACTGGCGGTGGCATTCCAGTGTGGGACGTTGGCTACATGGGATCTCCACCAGTGGGACTTGCTGGCCAGGCTGGCCCGTGCCCCAGAGGAAGGCTGTAATGTTGTTCGCTGGGCAGGTCCCAGCTCCCTGCTGATAGGAAACCTCAGTGGAGATGTGTCCCTATACCAGTATACAGGAGGGCACTGTGCTGCTAAACCAGAGTAA
- the palb2 gene encoding uncharacterized protein palb2 isoform X3, with translation MHNIQASMEDSLNTLLHGDDTEMLREKLALLRREYNRTVQRLRRAERSELVRKHVRSRIAEQNRSEVEQSTVTSSDLSVSEVETLASVTPSDSDVYCRGMAVRFSLPPETYSLCTRPGDLPGSAPLSDNHAVDQAGSPTSGRGHRRHSAHRLRSRRSWLRWEQKERSDSQRSESGESSTGQGDGEKMDSLLVPVLAEDCQPEVLSCSKEAGFQGPSAREKCRGREEGLDKPFDRSVSTQGSLKDNNSVEKCESLADSLLGETMLSETPEIDFSTTKPLSVPSPSRPSDGNPTSDEAGEQRGSSPPPPASDSGEVGCLDSCTMIEGLLFPVEYYVRTTRRMASAQSHVDLGAVIQSQLSHGRKGRGRRRRPAGGVTRDSQTSEVTLQPQALGAEGEDESQVPPEPKSCQNHDTDCAVSRRYAGRRQKGGGAGRGRGRTARKHFSPPTKVGTTGPDIAADLISHTGNDVQTAEKELYAIFRTNGRAKMSGFNIGEDSLQRGQTGTDLCDSLLLQPPGPVQQPLRPTVPPSGGGNFNLRALLSRFDVKDFHLPDDEFGRLKLDKLRSSATASLDASLPRQSPYNTRRGASRTPLGADRHKSAGSSGGPVGSLAGTNCQQHIQVLPNDAPPQLPKELRSRNSTAQQTATATMRSFRVRLPGGKQGRNNFSEDGEDGRVPSPESRSSQLNPVVRNSPGSSPGVGMGEGDRGGVANCMEVEGGVEASPAGMALSPCVLNFSSSTPAHNEKSERPVLPLLGSPTFPSLGVTPAFSAHSSLPSQNCSASTPLKVQSPVARQVTPSMSRDSQRHRAASSGGTPPSLLCQSPEELIQSRNPLPAEVVQQKVHAIEVSANQSYSPKTLLPCFSDSLSSSILASITSQCRQSAPSPSLDRSDIDSSPPFGAGEDPYTPTPQTTLKDGSAPMKGHVGKSPLAETPSGVDLAPSLSPGSSQKGDNVESLNPSGAVLLSPSQDCPEAGEGEAPCLVNADGSMGGASRDSHSDVEPLLQAASVDKCSLGEQSLSPGTEAADQDLDSYFTDSVWPPWGQASSSQGPLGRQAETQGMAPPTERRSPAADILQLMHTLKAPAGRCLVDVWGVRMEMGWSVVTAEEWAVSLWQQTSPEQWCLLHTWPFTEHPVIALLPVPDAPGLVCAALGQLEIREARILSFVNAGGPFSQSVLCTGEIQAVLGVSEGRLVCCASSGSTQTVTVAQLTKDGRPQKSLSLVSPGQGVHALAPVEGEPDALIGSTDAGHLLLWNMRTGNLLQSFALGECLLGATCLRGYSEGGVLFMLLQHKFLSQEDGVLFSLIATNPITARYVLAHSLIQPALCLGRFTDVDVCGSSLAVAFQCGTLATWDLHQWDLLARLARAPEEGCNVVRWAGPSSLLIGNLSGDVSLYQYTGGHCAAKPE, from the exons TGAAACCTACAGCCTGTGCACCCGCCCTGGGGACCTTCCTGgttctgctcccctctctgacAACCACGCGGTCGACCAGGCAGGAAGCCCAACATCTGGCCGCGGCCACCGCCGCCATTCGGCCCACCGGCTGCGGTCACGGCGGAGCTGGCTGCGCTGGGAGCAGAAGGAGCGCTCAGACTCTCAGAGGAGTGAGAGTGGGGAGAGTTCCACCGGCCAGGGGGATGGTGAGAAGATGGATTCTCTCTTGGTCCCTGTCCTTGCTGAGGACTGTCAGCCTGAGGTTCTGTCCTGCAGCAAGGAGGCAGGCTTTCAGGGTCCTAGTGCCCGGGAGAAATGCAGAGGAAGGGAAGAAGGACTCGATAAACCATTCGATAGGTCTGTCTCCACCCAGGGGAGTCTGAAAGACAACAACAGTGTGGAGAAGTGTGAGTCCTTAGCAGACTCCCTGCTGGGGGAAACCATGCTTTCTGAAACACCAGAGATTGATTTTAGCACCACTAAACCCCTGTCCGTGCCATCCCCCTCGAGGCCATCAGATGGCAATCCAACGTCGGACGAGGCCGGTGAGCAGCGAGGCtcaagccccccacccccggcatCCGATTCTGGGGAAGTGGGTTGCCTGGACTCCTGCACCATGATCGAAGGGCTGCTTTTCCCGGTGGAGTACTACGTGAGGACCACGCGGAGGATGGCGTCTGCCCAGAGCCACGTAGACCTGGGCGCCGTGATTCAGAGCCAGCTGAGCCACGGCAGGAAGGGCAGAGGACGCCGACGCCGGCCGGCCGGGGGTGTGACCCGTGACAGCCAAACATCTGAGGTCACTTTGCAGCCCCAAGCACTGGGTGCTGAAGGCGAGGACGAGAGCCAGGTTCCTCCGGAACCAAAGAGCTGCCAGAACCATGATACTGACTGTGCCGTCTCCAGACGGTATGCAGGTCGGCGCCagaaagggggcggggcagggagGGGCCGGGGCAGGACCGCCAGAAAGCACTTTAGCCCGCCGACTAAAGTGGGAACAACAGGGCCTGACATAGCAGCAGATTTAATATCTCACACAGGAAACGATGTTCAGACCGCTGAGAAGGAGCTGTACGCTATCTTTCGGACAAATGGCAGAGCAAAAATGTCAGGGTTTAATATTGGTGAGGACAGTTTGCAGAGGGGACAGACag GTACAGATCTATGCGACTCGCTGCTGCTCCAGCCTCCTGGTCCTGTGCAGCAACCCCTGCGTCCCACAGTGCCCCCGTCTGGTGGAGGTAACTTCAACCTGCGTGCCCTCCTCTCCCGCTTCGACGTCAAAGACTTTCACCTTCCCGATGATGAGTTTGGGAGGCTCAAGCTGGACAAGCTTCGATCGTCAGCCACAGCGAGCTTAGACGCCAGCCTGCCTCGTCAGTCCCCCTATAACACTCGTCGAGGGGCATCCCGGACCCCTTTGGGGGCTGACCGTCACAAGTCAGCTGGAAGCTCTGGAGGGCCGGTTGGCAGCCTTGCTGGGACGAATTGCCAGCAGCACATTCAGGTCCTGCCcaatgatgcccccccccagctccctaaGGAACTGAGGTCAAGGAATAGTACAGCCCAACAGACTGCGACTGCAACCATGAGGAGCTTCAGGGTCAGGCTTCCAGGTGGAAAACAGGGCAGGAACAACTTCTCTGAAGACGGAGAAGATGGCAGAGTACCTTCACCGGAGTCTAGGTCAAGTCAGCTTAATCCCGTGGTTAGGAACAGCCCAGGTTCCTCCCCGGGTGTCGGGATGGGGGAGGGAGACAGAGGGGGTGTCGCAAATTGCATGGAAGTGGAAGGGGGTGTGGAAGCGAGTCCTGCTGGGATGGCTCTGTCTCCCTGTGTGCTAAACTTCAGCTCTTCTACTCCTGCACACAATGAGAAAAGTGAGAGGCCCGTTCTGCCCTTGTTGGGAAGCCCTACATTCCCCTCCCTGGGGGTCACGCCCGCCTTCTCCGCACACTCCAGCCTGCCTTCACAGAACTGCTCGGCCTCGACTCCCCTGAAAGTGCAGAGTCCCGTCGCCCGGCAGGTCACACCCTCCATGTCACGTGACTCGCAGAGGCACAGGGCAGCTTCTAGTGGAGGCACACCGCCGTCTCTGCTTTGCCAATCCCCAGAGGAGCTAATCCAGTCCCGGAACCCCCTTCCTGCTGAGGTGGTACAGCAGAAGGTTCATGCGATTGAGGTGTCGGCGAATCAGAGTTATTCACCCAAAACACTTCTGCCTTGCTTCTCTGACTCTCTTTCCTCCTCCATCCTTGCCAGTATTACTTCTCAGTGCCGCCAGTCTGCTCCCAGTCCCTCCTTGGACCGCAGTGACATAGATTCCTCACCCCCCTTCGGCGCCGGAGAGGACCCATATACCCCCACACCCCAAACCACCCTCAAAGATGGATCTGCCCCCATGAAAGGGCATGTGGGCAAAAGTCCTCTAGCTGAGACACCTTCAGGGGTGGATCTGGCACCTTCTCTGTCTCCAGGTTCCTCCCAGAAGGGGGACAACGTCGAATCTTTAAATCCCAGTGGGGCGGTCCTGCTGTCTCCATCCCAGGACTGTCCGGAGGCTGGAGAGGGCGAGGCTCCCTGCCTTGTGAATGCGGATGGCAGTATGGGCGGAGCAAGCAGGGATTCACACAGCGATGTGGAGCCTCTGCTTCAGGCTGCCAGCGTGGATAAATGCTCACTGGGAGAGCAGTCGCTGTCTCCAGGAACGGAAGCTGCAGACCAAGACCTGGACAGCTACTTCACCGACTCTGTCTGGCCGCCCTGGGGGCAGGCGTCTTCGTCCCAGGGGCCTTTGGGAAGGCAGGCCGAGACACAAGGcatggcgccccctacagaGCGGAGGTCACCTGCTGCTGATATCCTGCAACTTATGCACACTCTGAAG GCTCCGGCAGGCCGCTGCCTGGTGGACGTATGGGGTGTCCGCATGGAGATGGGCTGGAGTGTGGTGACAGCAGAGGAGTGGGCCGTGTCCTTGTGGCAGCAAACCTCTCCTGAACAGTGGTGTCTGCTCCACACCTGGCCTTTCACTGAG CACCCAGTCATTGCCCTGCTTCCTGTGCCAGATGCCCCGGGCCTTGTTTGTGCTGCTCTCGGTCAACTGGAGATCAGAGAGGCCAG GATCCTTTCCTTCGTCAATGCTGGAGGCCCGTTCTCCCAGTCGGTGCTGTGCACTGGGGAGATCCAGGCAGTGCTGGGGGTGTCTGAGGGCAGACTGGTCTGCTGCGCCTCCTCTGGGTCGACTCAGACGGTGACTGTGGCCCAGCTGACGAAGGACGGCAG GCCGCAGAAGTCGCTCTCACTGGTGTCTCCTGGGCAGGGTGTCCACGCTCTGGCCCCTGTGGAAGGAGAGCCGGACGCTCTAATTGGCTCCACAGACGCCGGCCATCTGCTCCTCTG GAATATGAGGACTGGTAACCTGCTGCAGAGTTTTGCCCTGGGGGAGTGTCTTCTAGGAGCCACGTGTCTAAGAGGATACTCAGAGGGT GGTGTCCTGTTCATGTTGCTCCAGCATAAGTTTCTCAGTCAGGAAGATGGCGTGCTCTTCTCTCTGATCGCCACAAACCCCATCACGGCTCGATACGTCTTGGCCCACAGCCTGATCCAGCCTGCGCTGTGCTTAGGGAG GTTCACGGATGTGGACGTGTGTGGATCGTCACTGGCGGTGGCATTCCAGTGTGGGACGTTGGCTACATGGGATCTCCACCAGTGGGACTTGCTGGCCAGGCTGGCCCGTGCCCCAGAGGAAGGCTGTAATGTTGTTCGCTGGGCAGGTCCCAGCTCCCTGCTGATAGGAAACCTCAGTGGAGATGTGTCCCTATACCAGTATACAGGAGGGCACTGTGCTGCTAAACCAGAGTAA